A segment of the bacterium genome:
GAGCCTCTGTTCCTCGCTGAGCTCGAAAGAGATCATGCCTTCAGTCCCTCGACCAACATGGAGCAAAGCTGCTCGGCGACTTCCTCCATGGTGTATTTCTTCTTCTTCATCAGCACCCAATCCAAGGCCATTTCGTCGACCGCCCCGAAGATCGCCCGCTTCAAGATCAAGGGATTGATCGTCTTCTTGAAGAGGCCCTTGGCCTGCCCTTCCTCGATAATGGTCGAGATGATGGTCAGGTAATCGCGAAACTTGGTCGCCGCGTATTCCTTCATGAACTTCGAGGATTGCCTCAGCTCGATCTGCAGCACCAAGGAGGTGTCCTGGTGCTCCCGGACCAGCTCGAGATGGAGGCGGATGAAGCGGCGTAGCTTTTCGATCGGGTCGGACACCCCGCTGACGACCTTTTGAACCTCGCCGCTGAAGGTGTCCATGCTGTCTTCAAAGATGGAAATGAGCAGGTCGTCTTTGTTCTTAAAATAGAGGTAGATCGTGCCGTCGGCGACATTGGCCTCCTTGGCGACGTCGGCCACCTTGGAGTTGTAGAAGCCCTTCTGCGCGAAGACCTTCGTTGCCGCCTGGATGATCTTCTGGTACTTCTCGGATCCGATTTTCTCGGCGCTCAACGGCATTCGATTCCACGCTCCAGCCAATGAATGGCTATTCATTCACGGCGCTAGCATGCCGTGACGAGGAGCGTCAAGGAGAAATCTCCGATCATGGCCCTGCTTCAAACTTACGATTTAAGCCTCGCCAAGGGACAGTCTAAGATATTGAAATCGATCAATCTTTCTCTCGACTCCGGCGAGATCCTGGCCCTGACCGGGCGCTCGGGCAGCGGGAAAACCAGCCTGCTCAGGCTGCTTTGCCGGATGGAAGAGCCCAGCGCCGGCGAGATAAGGCTAGAGGGGCAGCCCCTCCCCTCGCTTAATCCCTTGGAAGTGCGCCGGCGGATCCAGTGGGTTTTTCAGACGCCGGTGATGGTGGGCAAGACGGTCCGTGAGGACCTGCTCTTGGGACAGGGATTTGGGTCCAAGCTCGAAGAGACCGTTCCGGCCGAGCTCTGGATGGAAAAGATGCACCTGGCCCCGGCGTTACTCGATGAGGATCCCAAGCGGCTTTCGGTCGGAGAAGCCCAGCGGATCGCCCTGGCTCGAGCCATTTTGCTCAAACCCCAGGTCCTCTTGCTGGACGAGCCGACCTCGGCCCTGGACCAAACTTCCAAGTCCGCGATCGAGGAGACCTTGCGCGATTGCGCCCAAGGCGGCATCGCAATCCTTTTGGTCACTCACGACCCACGGCAGATGTCGGAGCTGGCGGCTCACGGCTTGGAATTGGCCGGCGGCGAGATTCACCGCCAATGGTAGGCAAAAAAAAAACCTTGGACTGGAGGGGGGAAACCCCACCTCCAATCGTCCAAGGTTCCGGGTAAGGAAACTTATGTCTTATTCGGGCCGGTGTTCCAATGGCTTGGCTAGACCCCTCGCCATCTGAACAACCGGCATAATTTCACGGACCATTCGCTGCAGAGATGAAAGATTCCAGTGGTCCAATAAAAACTTGTCGCCATCCTCTAAGGAGGCCTCCGCGAAGAATCGGGAGCGTCCGTTCGAAGATTTGGTTTTGTAAAGAGAGACTTGATATCCTTTCCACTCTTCTTGAGCGATTGTCTCTCGAATCATGGCATCGGCTCTACTTTCTCCTGTCCTGACATTCAAAGATCGACTTTATTTACAGCAAGGCCGATGCCAGATTGGCGAATTTCCCATAAAAAATTTATAAGCTGGATTTGTAAGGATTTTTTGCTGGGCGCTCCGAAAGGTAAGGCTGAGCCAGGATAAAAAGTTATCCGGATCGGGCCTTTTCAAAGAAAAAATATTATCCGGCCTTGGCCGGCCAGGCTAAATGAAAGGTGGTTCCCAGGCCCACTTGGCTTTCGACCCGGATCTCGCCCTGGTGGAGGGCCATGATCTTCTTCGCGATGGCGAGGCCCAATCCCAAGCCCTTCCTTTTGGTGGTGATGAATTCCTCAAAGAGGCCGTCGATTTTCTCGGCCGGGATGCCCGGGCCGGTGTCGGCCACCTCGGCCAAGACTTGGTCGCCTTCTGTCCGGAGCCGCACTTCGACGAGACCGTCGGGGTCCTTGAAGGCTTGAATGGCATTGGCGATCAAATTCTCGAAGAGTCGGCGCAATAGCGACACATCGCCAACAACCGGGATGAGCTCGGCGGCGGCGGAAAGCTTGAGCTCGATCTTGCGATTGGCCGCCTCGATCTGAAAGCTTTCCAAGGAGTCGCGCAGCATTTTAACCAAGTCGAAGGAAATGGGATGGTAGGGCATCTCATGGGTGAGGTTGCGAAGGTCGTCGAGGAACTGATTGATCCGATTGAACTCGCGCTGCACGATGCGCCGGAAGGTCTGGCGGTAGTTTTCATCCTCGTACATCGTTTCCATGACCTTGGCGGCGTTCTCGATGTTCTTGACCGGATGTTTGAGGTCATGGGCCAGGCCCGAGGCGATCCGCCCGAACATCGCGAGGCGTTCCTGCCGTCGGGTGGTTTCTTGGAGAACGAGCAGATCCTCGCTCATTCGGTTGAAGCTTTCGCCCAAGCGGCCGAATTCGTCGCCGCCCAAGGACGGCAGCCGATAGCTCAAATCGCCCTTGCCAAGGGCCTGGGTGGCCAGAGCCAATTGCCCGACCGGCTTCAACAAAAGCCGGCGGCTGATCCAAAAGCCGGCCAGGAGCATCAAGATCACCGAGCCGGCGATCAAGAGGAGCAGCTCCCATGTCATGGTCCGAAGCGGCGCGAAGGCTTCCTGGACCGGCTGGGCAAAGACGACGTACCAGGGCGGCGCTTCCGAGATCGGTTGAAGGGCGAGGAGGAAATTTCCCCTTCCCGTCTGGCGGATCGTCGGCGAGCTGGACAGCTTCTCGGAAAAGCCCTCAAAGCTCACATCGCTATCGGAAGAAAGGATTGCCTGCTTGTAGAATGGATCGCCCGAAGCCACGACTTGACCCGAGCGGTCGACGACGGTGACGTAACCGCCCTTCCCCAGTTGGGTGCCACCGACCCATTCCCACATCCGCATCAGGTCGATCTGGGCGGCCAGAACCCCCTGGACCTTGGTGCCGGCCCGCATCGGCACCAGGTACCAAATGACGGGAGTCAGGTCGGCCGAAAGATAGGCCTTGGAAAAATTGGGTCGGCCTGCGGCCGCTTCTTGAAGCAGGGCCACCGGCGGCTGGTCTTCTTTCGAGGTCTTCGCGTCGGTGGAGAGCGTCGCCTGCATCGCCGAATCGAAAAGCAGGATTCTTTCGAATTCCGAGAATCGAATGACGTAGTTCTCGACGATCCGCCGGGTTTGGCCGGCCGAGAGGTCGGTATTGGCCAAGTCGGCTACCAGCGTCTCGAGAAGAGCCCGGGCATGCTCCAAATAAAGGCTGATTTCGCCGGCGGTGCGCTTGGCGATCTCGGCATAGCTGTCTTGGATGGTCGTTTTCAGAATTTTTTGGGAATTATAGAGGCTCAAAACGCCGTAGATGGCCAAGGGCAAAAGGGCCGAGACCAGCAGAAGAAGAATCAGTTTGCCGCGGAGGGTTCGCAACGAACGTCCTTGAGCGAAGAGAAAAACTCGTTGGTGTTGAACTTAAATCCCGTGCAGGACTTACGATACAACAGGGGGGTCTTCAGCCAAAACAAGAAAATTCCGGGGGGATCTTTAAGCATTTCAGCGATGGCCTTGGAAAAATCCTCCTTGGCCCTTTCGTCGTCGTACTGATACCGGGCGGCTTCCAGAAATTTATCGACCTCCGGCGAGCTGTATCCCGAAAGATTGACGCTGCCCGCGCCTTCAGCGGTGTGAAATACAAAATAGTTCGATGTCAGGGCGTCCCGAATCGCAAATGGCAACAAAACTAGGTCGAAATCCTTGGCCTTCAGGATCTTCTCGCCGAAATTCTGGGGCTCGAGATAGTTCAAGGAAATCGGTATGCCCATCTCCTCGAGATGTCGCTTCAACAAGAGAGCGATTCTCGCGTCCATCGCCTGGGTATTGAGAAGCGACAATTCAATCGCGGCCTTGGGCACCGACATCACCTTAAAGGGCTCAATCTCCGAAGGCTGTCCGGCCGGCGCCATCAGCCCCGCACCCCAGCGGTCGACTTTCCTCACCGGAATATAGGCTGGAGAAAGCCCCTTGGCCCCTAGCTCGGAAATCATCCGATCACGGTGAAGGTTTTTGGAAATCTCACTCCATGGCATTCGGCGGATGCTGGAATTCTCCCGATTGATCAAAACTAAATATAGAAAGGCCGACTCCAGTTCGCCGAAAGCAAATTGCGGAAGGTCGCTCAAAACCTTGGAATCTCCTTCATCGGTCAGAAAGGTGATATCGACGCTACCGGTGGCAAACTCCCGAAGGACCCGGCGGGCCGAGGGAATTTGCCGAACCACGATTCGGTTGACCGACGTTGGAGACGGGACTTTCCTTTGCAGAACGATGCTGTCGTCCTTCTTGGACTCGATGACAAAGTCGCCCGTTGTCTGGGCTGGATCCTTGGACAAAATCGGAATGCGGCTCAGCATGAAAGGGAATATTCGGTCGTACTCCTTCAGCCGGAAAACCAACTCGCCCGGCGCCTTGATGTCGAATGAAACTAAATTTTTTAAACCTTCCTTAAATTCGGGTATGCCCAGCTTCTGCAGGTGCTCCAGGGTGAATTTGACGTTCTCGGCGTTTTCCGGACTGAGCTTGACATGGAAACTCTTGTCCTGTTCCTCCCACCAAACTTTTTCGGCCATGTCCGTTTTCAATTGACCGTCTTCCGAGAACCGAAGGAGCGGCCGATAGAGCAGCTCGACCAGCATGGCGCCTATCCCTTGGCGGGAGCTAAAAGGCTCGACCTCGCCGATTGGCACGACCGTCGCCAATACGATGTCCTTTGAAGGAGATGGGGCTTCGCGCCCGCTACACCCGAAGAAAATCATGCAAGCTGCTAGGGTTATTAGGAAAGATCGCCTCACCCGAGAGAATAAAAAAAGGATTGATAGAAATATCAATCCTTTTTTCATCGCAGCTTGGGCAACGGTTTACATGAAATAGCCGAAGCAAGCGGTTAATTGCGTCTTTTGGGTCTTCTCGCCTTTTTTCACGACTTTCACTTTCATAGGTTTTCCTCCTGCTTTAGGTTACCGATTTCCAAATTTTGAAAAGGGATGGGAAGGTGCCGCAAAGCGGGCTGGCTTCCCATCCCCTCGGACAGGCTAGGTTGATACTTCCATCCGCTCCGCGCATGTTGCTCCCTCGTAATATTCCAGCGGCAGTTCCTCACGGAGAGTCTTGATGAAATACGGTTGTTGGCAGCTGATCCGGTTGTAGTCGCCGGTCATGTTGAAGGCGTCGGCCCGGCAGCCGCCGGCGCAAAGCGGGACGAACATGCACTTGGCGCACTTGGGGTGGGCCAGCGGCTTGACCGCAAGCATGTCCTCGCCGATGGCGTTGAATTCCTGGCTTCCGACCTCGCCGATCACCCCGGCTTCGATGCCGAGGAAGGCGATGCACTTGTAGATCTTCCCGTCGATCCCGATGGTGACGGCGTTGCGCCGGTAATATTCGCAAGGTCCGAGGTTCACCGGATCGGTCGGGGTCAGGCCGACGGCCCGGACTTCCCGCCGCAGCTCCAGCATCTTGGTGATCTCGAAATCGGAATAGGTG
Coding sequences within it:
- a CDS encoding TetR/AcrR family transcriptional regulator — protein: MNSHSLAGAWNRMPLSAEKIGSEKYQKIIQAATKVFAQKGFYNSKVADVAKEANVADGTIYLYFKNKDDLLISIFEDSMDTFSGEVQKVVSGVSDPIEKLRRFIRLHLELVREHQDTSLVLQIELRQSSKFMKEYAATKFRDYLTIISTIIEEGQAKGLFKKTINPLILKRAIFGAVDEMALDWVLMKKKKYTMEEVAEQLCSMLVEGLKA
- a CDS encoding ATP-binding cassette domain-containing protein codes for the protein MALLQTYDLSLAKGQSKILKSINLSLDSGEILALTGRSGSGKTSLLRLLCRMEEPSAGEIRLEGQPLPSLNPLEVRRRIQWVFQTPVMVGKTVREDLLLGQGFGSKLEETVPAELWMEKMHLAPALLDEDPKRLSVGEAQRIALARAILLKPQVLLLDEPTSALDQTSKSAIEETLRDCAQGGIAILLVTHDPRQMSELAAHGLELAGGEIHRQW
- a CDS encoding sensor histidine kinase; its protein translation is MRTLRGKLILLLLVSALLPLAIYGVLSLYNSQKILKTTIQDSYAEIAKRTAGEISLYLEHARALLETLVADLANTDLSAGQTRRIVENYVIRFSEFERILLFDSAMQATLSTDAKTSKEDQPPVALLQEAAAGRPNFSKAYLSADLTPVIWYLVPMRAGTKVQGVLAAQIDLMRMWEWVGGTQLGKGGYVTVVDRSGQVVASGDPFYKQAILSSDSDVSFEGFSEKLSSSPTIRQTGRGNFLLALQPISEAPPWYVVFAQPVQEAFAPLRTMTWELLLLIAGSVILMLLAGFWISRRLLLKPVGQLALATQALGKGDLSYRLPSLGGDEFGRLGESFNRMSEDLLVLQETTRRQERLAMFGRIASGLAHDLKHPVKNIENAAKVMETMYEDENYRQTFRRIVQREFNRINQFLDDLRNLTHEMPYHPISFDLVKMLRDSLESFQIEAANRKIELKLSAAAELIPVVGDVSLLRRLFENLIANAIQAFKDPDGLVEVRLRTEGDQVLAEVADTGPGIPAEKIDGLFEEFITTKRKGLGLGLAIAKKIMALHQGEIRVESQVGLGTTFHLAWPAKAG